Proteins found in one Microcella daejeonensis genomic segment:
- a CDS encoding J domain-containing protein, protein MSESPLAANPYEVLGVAPTASDDDLKKAYRRRLREAHPDTGGSSAEFDRVQQAWQRIGTAQARQAYDAGGDASSGGSAAWSYGAAGGGARRGDTRPSAKSSGHPGGWYREQYLRLMREWAGRGTELEDPYDPRLVRTAPREIKHLLAAAVAEERTATALATLGMGFTIWHDVVAGPTPEDKVDHVVLGPTGLWAVLSEDWGSEVRVKRGDLIGEGLAPGERPLHQLGTRAKAVARAAKARFSALVIVVEDGQAPGSLTELGSVRGAQGMLVERSRLVNLIRTGLPGVGVGGTDLFEVRTRLQSSIRFV, encoded by the coding sequence ATGAGCGAGTCCCCTCTCGCCGCGAACCCCTACGAGGTTCTCGGCGTCGCGCCCACCGCGAGCGACGACGACCTGAAGAAGGCGTACCGCCGGCGGCTGCGCGAGGCGCACCCCGACACCGGAGGATCCTCCGCGGAGTTCGACCGGGTGCAGCAGGCGTGGCAGCGCATCGGCACCGCGCAGGCGCGGCAGGCGTACGACGCGGGCGGCGACGCGTCGAGCGGCGGATCGGCCGCCTGGTCGTACGGAGCGGCAGGGGGCGGCGCTCGCCGCGGGGACACGCGCCCGAGCGCGAAGAGCAGCGGGCACCCCGGCGGCTGGTACCGCGAGCAGTACTTGCGGCTCATGCGCGAGTGGGCGGGTCGCGGCACGGAGCTCGAGGATCCCTACGATCCCCGCCTCGTGCGCACCGCCCCGCGCGAGATCAAGCACCTGCTGGCCGCCGCCGTCGCGGAGGAGCGCACGGCCACCGCGCTCGCCACGCTCGGCATGGGCTTCACGATCTGGCATGACGTCGTCGCCGGCCCGACCCCCGAGGACAAGGTCGACCACGTGGTGCTCGGCCCCACCGGGCTCTGGGCCGTGCTCAGCGAGGACTGGGGCTCGGAGGTGCGCGTCAAGCGCGGCGACCTCATCGGCGAGGGTCTCGCCCCGGGGGAGCGGCCCCTGCACCAGCTCGGCACCCGGGCGAAGGCGGTGGCCCGAGCTGCGAAGGCGCGATTCTCGGCCCTCGTGATCGTCGTGGAGGACGGCCAGGCGCCCGGCTCGCTCACCGAGCTCGGCAGCGTGCGCGGGGCGCAGGGGATGCTCGTGGAGCGCTCGCGCCTCGTCAACCTCATCCGCACGGGGCTGCCGGGCGTCGGCGTCGGGGGCACGGATCTCTTCGAGGTGCGCACCCGGCTGCAGTCGAGCATCCGCTTCGTCTGA
- a CDS encoding DUF429 domain-containing protein yields MTRFLGIDLAWGLGTTHAVTGRTRPPNETGLCLLDAEGAVLDAGWARGVDEVADWVFGHERPGDVIAIDAPLIVVNETGMRQAERAVGRGYGRWKVGANASSRTLAARAGELLLERLGERGIRYTDGTTAPPAGVTVAFECYPFTTLVGAPELGYEDERPRYKRLIPGIPRDEARARRAAAADELLARMATLSAASPALRMDSHERTAELLTEPSPLVDRAYKHREDLLDAVLCAWTAALWFRDARAPEGPSRVQVLGAPDSATPGEVDALGRRATIVAPARPEQRR; encoded by the coding sequence GTGACCCGGTTCCTCGGCATCGATCTCGCCTGGGGCCTGGGCACGACGCACGCTGTCACGGGGCGCACTCGTCCGCCGAACGAGACGGGGCTGTGCCTCCTCGACGCCGAGGGCGCCGTCCTCGACGCCGGCTGGGCGCGGGGCGTCGACGAGGTCGCCGACTGGGTGTTCGGCCACGAACGGCCCGGCGACGTCATCGCCATCGATGCGCCGCTCATCGTCGTCAACGAGACGGGGATGCGCCAGGCCGAGCGCGCCGTCGGCCGCGGGTACGGGCGCTGGAAGGTCGGCGCCAACGCCAGCAGCCGCACCCTCGCGGCGCGCGCCGGGGAGCTGCTGCTCGAGCGCCTCGGCGAGCGGGGCATCCGGTACACCGATGGCACCACCGCCCCGCCCGCGGGCGTCACCGTCGCCTTCGAGTGCTACCCGTTCACCACGCTCGTCGGCGCGCCCGAGCTCGGCTACGAGGATGAGCGGCCCCGGTACAAGCGGCTCATCCCCGGGATCCCCCGCGACGAGGCGCGCGCTCGGCGCGCGGCGGCCGCGGACGAGCTGCTGGCGCGCATGGCCACTCTGTCGGCGGCCAGCCCTGCCCTGCGGATGGACTCGCACGAGCGGACGGCGGAGCTGCTGACCGAGCCCTCCCCGCTCGTCGACCGCGCCTACAAGCACCGGGAGGATCTGCTCGACGCCGTGCTGTGCGCCTGGACCGCGGCGCTCTGGTTCCGAGATGCGCGGGCGCCCGAGGGGCCCTCGCGGGTCCAGGTCCTGGGCGCGCCCGACTCCGCCACCCCGGGCGAGGTCGACGCGCTCGGCCGCCGAGCGACGATCGTCGCCCCCGCCCGGCCCGAGCAGCGCCGCTAG
- a CDS encoding carbohydrate kinase family protein, translating to MTPTPTRATRALVIGESLIDVLVTEGPDGESVREMPGGSPMNTAIGLARQGVDVAFVTELGADQRADTIEQRLVAEGVDVYTAPRAGRTSTAEARIAANGAADYSFDLSWNLGEVPLPRGDADVVHFGSLGAALQPGSDTVDALVERYAAAATVTFDPNIRARVDRDPDAARQRVDRHAARSDIVKASDEDIAWLNPDEPLDAVIDRWLAGGTAIVVVTQAEAGIVIATADHRVRLSGRPVPVADTIGGGDAVTAGLIAALGTLGLLGAEHRDELRALDEATLRRVGAWAQRTAEITVTRAGAEPPTSLEMLERSAPGAPE from the coding sequence ATGACCCCGACTCCGACGCGCGCGACCCGCGCGCTCGTCATCGGCGAATCGCTCATCGACGTCCTCGTCACCGAGGGCCCCGACGGCGAGTCGGTGCGCGAGATGCCGGGCGGCAGCCCGATGAACACGGCGATCGGGCTCGCCCGCCAGGGGGTCGACGTCGCCTTCGTCACCGAGCTCGGCGCCGACCAGCGCGCCGACACGATCGAGCAGCGCCTCGTCGCGGAGGGCGTCGACGTCTACACCGCTCCCCGAGCGGGTCGCACCTCCACCGCCGAGGCCCGCATCGCGGCCAACGGCGCCGCGGACTACTCCTTCGACCTCTCCTGGAACCTCGGCGAGGTGCCGCTGCCACGCGGTGACGCCGACGTCGTGCACTTCGGCTCGCTCGGCGCCGCTCTCCAGCCGGGCTCCGACACCGTCGACGCCCTCGTGGAGCGCTACGCGGCCGCGGCGACCGTGACCTTCGACCCGAACATCCGCGCGCGCGTCGACCGCGATCCCGACGCCGCCCGGCAGCGCGTCGACCGCCACGCCGCCCGGAGCGACATCGTCAAGGCGAGCGACGAGGACATCGCCTGGCTCAACCCCGACGAGCCCCTCGACGCGGTCATCGACCGGTGGCTGGCGGGCGGCACCGCGATCGTCGTCGTCACCCAGGCCGAGGCCGGGATCGTCATCGCGACCGCCGACCACCGCGTGCGCCTGAGCGGTCGGCCCGTGCCCGTAGCCGACACGATCGGGGGCGGCGACGCCGTGACCGCCGGACTGATCGCCGCGCTCGGCACTCTCGGCCTGCTCGGGGCCGAGCACCGCGACGAGCTGCGCGCGCTCGACGAGGCCACCCTGCGCCGGGTCGGCGCTTGGGCGCAGCGCACCGCCGAGATCACGGTGACGCGCGCCGGTGCCGAGCCGCCCACCTCGCTCGAGATGCTCGAGCGGAGCGCGCCCGGCGCGCCGGAGTGA
- a CDS encoding DarT ssDNA thymidine ADP-ribosyltransferase family protein, producing the protein MDECIHGFEPGMCASCFPPPEPEKVVVKRPSKPAKTVLRTPAPGTAAAAKPEPRASNLPQRIFHVTHVENLPAILAAGELLPSSEAEPAVKLSSPITGELRETARATEVASVLDCVAFSLSPRATWWSEVQDGAAGPTWSDQARQALAVDFVVLGVPIAAVAERLVVTDGDAAAMVTTVGATPLEAKRMLARAALDDAVMQAAEALVPGTVPLDSVALVAVANDKRRDEVKRMLTAAGVPAKVAVYPPWFVPTPLD; encoded by the coding sequence ATGGACGAGTGCATTCACGGTTTCGAGCCTGGAATGTGCGCCTCCTGCTTCCCTCCGCCCGAGCCCGAGAAGGTGGTCGTCAAGCGGCCGTCGAAGCCGGCGAAGACCGTGCTGCGCACTCCGGCCCCGGGCACCGCGGCGGCCGCGAAGCCCGAGCCCCGGGCATCCAACCTGCCCCAGCGCATCTTCCACGTCACCCACGTCGAGAACCTGCCCGCGATCCTCGCGGCGGGGGAGCTGCTGCCGAGCAGCGAGGCCGAGCCGGCCGTCAAGCTCAGCAGCCCGATCACCGGTGAGCTGCGGGAGACCGCGCGGGCGACCGAGGTCGCGAGCGTTCTCGACTGCGTCGCCTTCTCCCTCAGCCCGCGCGCCACCTGGTGGTCGGAGGTCCAGGACGGCGCTGCCGGCCCGACGTGGAGCGACCAGGCGCGCCAGGCCCTCGCCGTCGACTTCGTGGTGCTGGGGGTTCCGATCGCCGCGGTCGCCGAGCGACTGGTCGTCACCGACGGCGACGCGGCGGCGATGGTCACCACCGTCGGCGCGACGCCGCTCGAGGCGAAGCGGATGCTCGCTCGCGCCGCGCTCGACGACGCCGTGATGCAGGCCGCCGAGGCGCTGGTGCCCGGCACCGTGCCCCTCGACTCCGTCGCGCTCGTCGCCGTCGCCAACGACAAGCGGCGCGACGAGGTCAAGCGCATGCTGACCGCGGCGGGCGTGCCGGCCAAGGTCGCCGTGTACCCGCCCTGGTTCGTGCCGACGCCCCTCGACTGA
- a CDS encoding DUF3024 domain-containing protein, whose product MPIPPDDLLTIGAWARDRVPPAHRAEWRIECEIESRHVTLVEVRSPSNDPGGAWTRSPLVRLRYTGTTALWSIYWRDDRGAFHRYAPFPPTASIGAVLERLDALDDPLLWG is encoded by the coding sequence GTGCCCATCCCCCCGGACGACCTGCTGACCATCGGCGCCTGGGCGCGCGACCGCGTGCCGCCGGCGCACCGCGCCGAGTGGCGCATCGAGTGCGAGATCGAGTCGCGCCACGTCACCCTCGTCGAGGTGCGGTCGCCCTCGAACGATCCCGGCGGCGCATGGACGCGCAGCCCGCTCGTGCGGCTGCGCTACACCGGGACCACGGCGCTGTGGTCGATCTACTGGCGGGATGACCGAGGAGCGTTCCACCGGTACGCGCCCTTCCCGCCCACCGCCTCGATCGGTGCGGTGCTCGAGAGGCTCGACGCGCTCGACGACCCGCTGCTCTGGGGGTGA
- a CDS encoding AAA domain-containing protein produces the protein MFLLTDDETRPLLVVSASDLTRASECEFGFSRSLDAKLGRVDAVVDEPDAMLQRAAALGTQHEDRVLEQYRASGRVIEIARPERLDRAGLAQRATETASAFAAAPDTLFQATFFDEAHAVVAEGTPDQLSVGFLGFADFIVRARSEGGASDAPARWRVQDTKLSRRAKVTALLQLAAYAQQLRRLGLVVADEVDLILGDGGVSIHRLADIAPVHRHREARLLALIERRRRATGATPWRDADLAHCGDCAWCRAEITAHDDVWQVAGLRAGQWSRLAAAGITTLPGLADSVGPVGGIGGAALEGLRAQARLQHAAVIGAPPPVEWTNPEALRVLPEASPGDIFFDFEGDPLYREAGLSAGGAAGGSGAGAGAGAGVGGDRWGLDYLFGLVDAEGRFTAFWAHDLAEERRALRGFLDDLARRRAEHPQMHVYHYAPYERTHLLSLAARHGEGEDEVDQLLREGVLVDLYPIVRAAMRLGSSSYSIKKLEPLYLPEARAGAAVADGAASVDQYARAIAARDDGDETGFRLLLDEIAAYNRIDCESTRALRDWLVDRAEEHGVPTGSAALDGTDPPQPRELEPSPLRESLLRLAGTAGEPDRTDDERAWAFAAAAIDYHRREHKSFWWDHFARLSAPVADFADTRDVLSVTSGEQLTMVWYRDTPRQSLRRHVRLRGGWAPGSRPSLSSQAGPFALYDLPGPFAAPGADPLARPARSVRIIAIHDDGVTIEETLPKGVDPYDDIPVALTPASPPSPGQQKPAIEEWGRELAEAAPEWPVDPVGDLLRRIPPRTRSGALAPVTVDAQGEPDRVSAVVASLLDLDRSYLAVQGPPGTGKTYLGSRVVARLVAEHGWRVGVVAQGHSTVEHVLSAVVDAGLPPARVGKCPREGEAEETRAYTVVPRGTLGSWIGEQPAGFVVGGTAWDLADPKRVGRRSLDLLVVDEAGQFSLAATIASAMSARALLLLGDPQQLPQVSQGSHPEPVDGSALGFLSAGHDVLPAELGYFLAESRRMHPAVSDVVSALSYEGALHAHPSAALRSLDGVEPGVHAVPVEHHGNAVDSPEEAARVVEIVRGLLGTAWRPSADAVPDALRDSDVIVVTPFNAQQQLVREHLDAAGLTGTRVGTVDKFQGQEAVVAIVSLCASSAAEVPRGLDFLLNRNRLNVAISRAQWAAFVVHSPALVDYLPRSAEGVAELSAFLRIVQPEPGA, from the coding sequence GTGTTCCTCCTCACCGACGACGAGACCCGACCGCTCCTCGTCGTCTCGGCGAGCGACCTCACCCGGGCGAGCGAGTGCGAATTCGGCTTCAGCCGGTCGCTCGATGCGAAGCTCGGCCGCGTCGACGCCGTCGTCGACGAGCCCGATGCCATGCTGCAGCGCGCCGCGGCGCTCGGCACCCAGCACGAGGATCGCGTGCTCGAGCAGTACCGGGCGAGCGGGCGGGTGATCGAGATCGCCCGGCCCGAGCGTCTCGATCGCGCAGGGCTCGCGCAGCGCGCGACCGAGACGGCGTCGGCGTTCGCCGCCGCGCCCGACACGCTCTTCCAGGCCACCTTCTTCGACGAGGCGCACGCCGTGGTCGCCGAGGGAACGCCCGACCAGCTCTCGGTCGGGTTCCTCGGCTTCGCCGACTTCATCGTCCGCGCGCGATCCGAGGGAGGGGCGTCCGACGCCCCGGCGCGCTGGCGCGTGCAGGACACCAAGCTGTCGCGCCGGGCGAAGGTCACCGCCCTGCTGCAGCTCGCCGCCTACGCGCAGCAGCTGCGCCGCCTGGGCCTCGTGGTCGCCGACGAGGTCGATCTCATCCTGGGCGACGGCGGCGTGAGCATCCACCGTCTGGCCGACATCGCCCCCGTGCACCGGCACCGCGAGGCCCGGCTGCTCGCCCTCATCGAGCGCCGCCGGAGGGCGACGGGGGCGACCCCGTGGCGGGATGCCGATCTCGCGCACTGCGGCGACTGCGCGTGGTGCCGCGCCGAGATCACCGCGCACGACGACGTGTGGCAGGTCGCCGGGCTGCGAGCCGGGCAGTGGAGCCGTCTCGCGGCCGCGGGCATCACGACGCTGCCCGGCCTGGCCGACTCCGTCGGCCCCGTCGGCGGCATCGGCGGCGCTGCGCTCGAGGGCCTCCGCGCGCAGGCGCGGCTGCAGCACGCCGCGGTCATCGGCGCGCCGCCGCCTGTCGAGTGGACGAATCCGGAAGCGCTGCGGGTGCTGCCCGAGGCGAGCCCCGGCGACATCTTCTTCGACTTCGAGGGGGACCCGCTCTACCGCGAGGCCGGTCTCTCCGCGGGCGGGGCCGCCGGAGGGTCCGGGGCCGGGGCCGGGGCCGGGGCCGGGGTCGGCGGTGATCGGTGGGGGCTCGACTACCTCTTCGGGCTCGTCGATGCCGAGGGCCGGTTCACGGCGTTCTGGGCGCACGATCTCGCCGAGGAGCGCCGGGCGCTGCGCGGATTCCTCGATGATCTCGCCCGACGACGGGCCGAGCATCCGCAGATGCACGTGTACCACTACGCCCCCTACGAGCGCACGCATCTTCTGAGCCTCGCCGCGCGGCACGGCGAGGGCGAGGACGAGGTCGACCAGCTGCTGCGCGAGGGCGTGCTCGTCGACCTCTACCCGATCGTGCGCGCCGCGATGCGGCTCGGCTCGTCGAGCTACTCGATCAAGAAGCTCGAGCCGCTGTACCTGCCGGAGGCGCGCGCGGGAGCGGCGGTCGCCGACGGCGCTGCCTCCGTCGACCAGTACGCCAGGGCCATCGCCGCCCGCGACGACGGCGACGAGACGGGCTTCCGGCTGCTGCTCGACGAGATCGCCGCGTACAACCGCATCGACTGCGAGTCGACGCGGGCGCTGCGCGACTGGCTCGTCGACCGCGCGGAGGAGCACGGGGTGCCGACCGGGTCAGCAGCGCTCGACGGCACCGACCCGCCGCAACCGCGGGAGCTCGAGCCGAGCCCGCTGCGCGAGTCGCTTCTGCGGCTCGCCGGCACGGCGGGGGAGCCGGACCGCACCGACGACGAGCGCGCCTGGGCCTTCGCGGCCGCCGCGATCGATTACCACCGGAGGGAGCACAAGTCCTTCTGGTGGGACCACTTCGCCCGCCTCAGCGCTCCCGTCGCCGACTTCGCCGACACCCGTGACGTGCTCTCGGTGACCTCGGGCGAGCAGCTGACCATGGTCTGGTACCGGGACACGCCCCGGCAGAGCCTGCGCCGCCATGTGCGGCTGAGGGGCGGCTGGGCGCCGGGCAGCCGACCGTCGCTCTCGAGCCAGGCCGGGCCGTTCGCGCTCTACGACCTGCCCGGGCCCTTCGCGGCGCCGGGCGCCGACCCGCTCGCTCGTCCCGCTCGTTCCGTCCGCATCATCGCGATCCACGATGACGGCGTGACGATCGAGGAGACCCTGCCCAAGGGCGTCGACCCTTACGACGACATCCCCGTGGCGCTCACGCCCGCGTCGCCTCCGTCGCCCGGTCAGCAGAAGCCGGCGATCGAGGAGTGGGGGCGTGAACTGGCCGAGGCCGCGCCGGAATGGCCCGTCGATCCCGTCGGAGACCTGCTGCGGCGCATCCCGCCGCGCACGCGCAGCGGAGCTCTCGCGCCGGTGACGGTCGACGCGCAGGGGGAGCCCGACCGGGTCTCGGCCGTCGTGGCGAGCCTGCTCGATCTCGACCGCTCGTACCTCGCGGTGCAGGGCCCTCCCGGCACGGGCAAGACCTACCTCGGCTCCCGCGTCGTCGCCCGGCTCGTCGCTGAGCACGGGTGGCGCGTCGGCGTGGTCGCCCAGGGGCACAGCACCGTCGAGCACGTGCTCAGCGCGGTGGTGGATGCCGGTCTCCCGCCCGCGCGGGTGGGCAAGTGCCCGCGCGAGGGCGAGGCGGAGGAGACCCGCGCGTACACCGTCGTTCCCCGCGGCACCCTCGGCAGCTGGATCGGCGAGCAGCCCGCCGGCTTCGTGGTCGGCGGCACCGCGTGGGATCTCGCCGATCCGAAGCGCGTCGGCCGCCGCAGTCTCGACCTCCTCGTCGTCGACGAGGCGGGGCAGTTCTCCCTCGCGGCGACGATCGCCTCGGCGATGTCGGCGCGAGCGCTGCTGCTGCTGGGCGACCCGCAGCAGCTGCCGCAGGTGAGCCAGGGCTCGCATCCCGAGCCGGTGGACGGTTCCGCCCTCGGCTTCCTCAGTGCGGGGCACGACGTGCTGCCGGCCGAGCTGGGCTACTTCCTCGCCGAGTCCCGCCGCATGCATCCCGCCGTCTCCGACGTCGTGAGCGCGCTGTCGTACGAGGGCGCTCTGCACGCGCATCCGTCGGCGGCGCTGCGGTCTCTCGACGGCGTCGAGCCGGGCGTGCACGCGGTGCCGGTGGAGCATCACGGCAACGCGGTGGATTCGCCGGAGGAGGCGGCGCGCGTCGTGGAGATCGTTCGCGGGCTCCTCGGTACGGCGTGGCGGCCGTCAGCAGACGCGGTTCCGGATGCCCTTCGCGACTCCGACGTCATCGTCGTCACCCCGTTCAACGCGCAGCAGCAGCTCGTGCGCGAGCACCTCGATGCGGCGGGTCTGACCGGCACCCGCGTCGGCACGGTCGACAAGTTCCAGGGGCAGGAGGCGGTGGTCGCCATCGTGAGCCTGTGCGCGTCGAGCGCTGCGGAGGTTCCGCGCGGCTTGGATTTCCTGCTGAACCGCAATCGGCTCAACGTGGCGATCTCGCGGGCTCAGTGGGCGGCCTTCGTCGTGCACTCGCCCGCGCTCGTCGACTACCTGCCCCGGTCGGCCGAGGGGGTCGCTGAGTTGAGCGCGTTCCTGCGCATCGTGCAGCCTGAGCCCGGCGCCTGA
- a CDS encoding PKD domain-containing protein: protein MATPPGQPAITITDLVTFRPQTAALASEPSNVAIVGLPFNPYATIGQHVVAGTLLGQPAEVRFTPYAYQWDYGDGTRSRTGTAGASWAALGAREFDPTATSHVYRERGSYTLTLTVEYTAEYRYAGSPWIPVTGVLTLPAPPLEVVTTGATTVLVSGDCRQQPSGPGC, encoded by the coding sequence GTGGCCACCCCGCCCGGGCAGCCCGCGATCACCATCACCGACCTCGTCACCTTCCGCCCGCAGACCGCGGCCCTCGCCTCCGAGCCCTCCAACGTCGCCATCGTGGGCCTGCCTTTCAACCCCTACGCGACCATCGGGCAGCACGTCGTCGCCGGAACCCTGCTCGGCCAGCCCGCCGAGGTGCGCTTCACTCCCTACGCCTACCAGTGGGACTACGGCGACGGCACCCGATCCCGGACGGGCACCGCCGGCGCCTCCTGGGCGGCGCTCGGCGCCCGCGAATTCGACCCCACCGCGACCAGCCACGTCTACCGCGAGCGAGGCAGCTACACCCTGACCCTCACCGTCGAGTACACCGCCGAGTACCGCTACGCCGGCAGCCCGTGGATCCCCGTCACCGGGGTGCTCACCCTGCCGGCTCCCCCGCTCGAGGTCGTCACGACCGGCGCCACGACCGTGCTCGTGAGCGGCGACTGCCGGCAGCAGCCCTCCGGGCCGGGGTGCTGA
- a CDS encoding SRPBCC family protein, with protein sequence MSVTVMAMRCRPEDVFDVLADGWMFPTWVVGASRMRAVEAGWPEAGGRLHHSFGIWPALIDDVTVMREWDPPRRAVMTPAGWPLGEAVVIIEARERAGRGDGGCVVRLTEWAERGPGALVPAPLADAVLRVRNRETLRRLAFMAEGRGGTRAD encoded by the coding sequence ATGTCGGTGACCGTCATGGCCATGCGCTGCCGGCCCGAGGACGTCTTCGACGTGCTGGCCGACGGCTGGATGTTCCCGACCTGGGTGGTGGGAGCATCCCGCATGCGCGCCGTCGAGGCGGGCTGGCCCGAGGCGGGCGGGAGACTGCACCACTCGTTCGGCATCTGGCCCGCGCTCATCGACGACGTCACCGTCATGCGGGAGTGGGATCCGCCCCGGCGCGCGGTCATGACGCCCGCCGGCTGGCCGCTCGGGGAGGCGGTGGTGATCATCGAGGCCCGCGAGCGCGCCGGTCGGGGCGATGGCGGCTGCGTGGTGCGCCTCACCGAATGGGCGGAGCGCGGGCCCGGCGCCCTCGTACCCGCCCCGCTCGCCGACGCCGTCCTGCGGGTGCGCAACCGCGAGACGCTGCGGCGGCTCGCGTTCATGGCCGAAGGCCGCGGAGGCACCAGAGCCGACTGA
- a CDS encoding phytoene desaturase family protein, whose amino-acid sequence MTDRLSSRSDIGPADAIVVGAGPNGLAAAVTLARAGLDVLVIERSATIGGGARTAELTLPGFRHDVGSAVHPLALASGFFRRFELDRRIELRVPDASYGHPLDGARAAIAWHDLDRTAEGLGADGAAWRRLFAPLVARSQEVAQFTGSPLLRVPPHLGTALRFGLRALEQGTPLWGERFRGEEAPALLTGVAAHSIQPMPSLGTAGVALSLGTAAHAGGWPVPVGGSQAIADALADDLRAHGGRIVTGVQVESLGDLPRSPIVLLDTSPAALIAIAGDALPDAYRRRLEDYRYGNGVAKVDFALDAPVPWAAADLAAVPTLHLGGSREEIAYGELEVASGRHATSPYVLVAQPSVIDATRTPAGKHTLWAYTHVPAGSTLDPTEAVTRQIERFSPGFRDVIIASAASSAAQMEHGNPNYLGGDIAVGAPSLVQLAARPVLSRDPWRTPVPGLYLCSSATPPGPGVHGLAGAYAARSALRHELGIHRLPHLGIDR is encoded by the coding sequence ATGACCGATCGCCTCTCGAGCCGCTCCGACATCGGCCCCGCCGACGCGATCGTCGTCGGCGCCGGCCCGAACGGTCTGGCCGCCGCCGTCACCCTCGCCCGCGCCGGACTCGACGTGCTCGTCATCGAGCGCTCGGCGACGATCGGCGGGGGTGCGCGCACCGCCGAGCTGACGCTGCCGGGGTTCCGGCACGACGTCGGCTCCGCCGTGCACCCCCTCGCGCTCGCCTCGGGGTTCTTCCGCCGGTTCGAGCTCGATCGCCGCATCGAGCTGCGGGTGCCCGACGCCTCGTACGGGCATCCCCTCGACGGCGCGCGCGCGGCGATCGCCTGGCACGACCTCGATCGCACCGCCGAGGGGCTCGGCGCCGATGGTGCCGCGTGGCGTCGGCTCTTCGCTCCGCTCGTCGCCCGCTCGCAGGAGGTCGCCCAGTTCACCGGGTCGCCGCTGCTGAGGGTGCCGCCGCACCTCGGCACCGCGCTGCGCTTCGGCCTGCGCGCGCTCGAGCAGGGCACGCCGCTGTGGGGCGAGCGGTTCCGCGGGGAGGAGGCGCCGGCGCTGCTCACCGGGGTCGCCGCCCACTCCATCCAGCCGATGCCCTCCCTCGGCACCGCCGGTGTCGCCCTCTCGCTCGGCACCGCGGCGCACGCGGGGGGCTGGCCGGTGCCCGTCGGCGGTTCGCAGGCGATCGCGGATGCCCTCGCCGACGATCTGCGCGCCCACGGCGGCCGCATCGTCACGGGCGTGCAGGTCGAATCGCTCGGCGACCTTCCGCGCTCCCCGATCGTGCTGCTCGACACCTCCCCCGCGGCGCTCATCGCGATCGCCGGCGATGCGCTGCCCGATGCCTACCGCCGCCGGCTCGAGGACTACCGCTACGGCAACGGGGTCGCCAAGGTCGACTTCGCCCTCGATGCGCCCGTGCCGTGGGCGGCGGCGGATCTCGCCGCCGTGCCGACGCTGCATCTCGGCGGGTCGCGGGAGGAGATCGCGTACGGCGAGCTCGAGGTCGCCTCCGGACGGCACGCCACCTCCCCCTACGTGCTCGTCGCCCAGCCGTCCGTGATCGATGCCACGCGGACGCCCGCCGGTAAGCACACGCTCTGGGCGTACACGCACGTGCCCGCCGGGTCGACCCTCGACCCCACGGAGGCGGTGACGCGGCAGATCGAGCGGTTCTCCCCCGGATTCCGGGACGTGATCATCGCCTCCGCCGCATCCTCCGCCGCGCAGATGGAGCACGGCAACCCCAACTACCTCGGCGGCGACATCGCGGTCGGTGCGCCCTCGCTCGTGCAGCTCGCCGCGCGCCCGGTGCTGTCGCGCGACCCGTGGCGCACCCCGGTTCCGGGGCTCTACCTCTGCTCGTCGGCGACACCCCCGGGGCCGGGCGTGCACGGGCTCGCCGGCGCCTACGCCGCGCGCAGCGCCCTGCGGCACGAGCTCGGCATCCACCGGCTGCCGCACCTCGGCATCGACCGCTGA
- a CDS encoding esterase/lipase family protein — protein sequence MHRLTTAREIVQDYGYVLGRRWLSLRRGMTPPPPSSTPTARPVLLIPGVFETWHYLDAVATRLREQGHAVHHPAELGFTRRPIPETALIVQRYLERLDLRDVVIVGHSKGGLIGKLLLMQDRDARIAHIIAINAPFPGSPLARYAVSAWREFSPARPVIRELAAATEVDDRIVSIYSRFDQYVPGTSRLAGARNVEIPVAGHFRVLAHPQVLDTVARWAAEPAASARPSSAAAPRDD from the coding sequence GTGCACCGCCTCACCACCGCCCGCGAGATCGTGCAGGACTACGGCTACGTGCTCGGTCGACGCTGGCTCTCGCTCCGACGCGGCATGACACCGCCGCCGCCGAGCTCGACGCCCACCGCGCGGCCGGTGCTCCTGATCCCCGGGGTCTTCGAGACCTGGCACTACCTCGATGCCGTCGCCACCCGCCTGCGCGAGCAGGGGCACGCCGTGCATCACCCGGCCGAGCTCGGCTTCACGCGCCGCCCCATCCCCGAGACCGCGCTGATCGTGCAGCGCTACCTCGAACGCCTCGACCTGCGCGACGTCGTCATCGTCGGGCACTCCAAGGGCGGGCTGATCGGCAAGCTGCTGCTCATGCAGGATCGGGATGCCCGGATCGCGCACATCATCGCCATCAACGCCCCCTTCCCCGGCTCGCCTCTGGCCCGCTACGCGGTGAGCGCCTGGCGCGAGTTCTCTCCCGCCCGCCCCGTGATCAGGGAGCTCGCCGCCGCGACCGAGGTCGACGACCGCATCGTGTCGATCTACAGCCGATTCGATCAGTACGTGCCCGGCACCAGCAGGCTCGCCGGCGCGCGGAACGTCGAGATACCGGTGGCGGGGCACTTCCGCGTGCTCGCGCACCCGCAGGTGCTCGACACCGTCGCACGGTGGGCGGCGGAACCCGCGGCCTCGGCACGGCCCTCGAGCGCGGCGGCTCCTCGGGACGACTAG